A genomic window from Anthocerotibacter panamensis C109 includes:
- a CDS encoding MogA/MoaB family molybdenum cofactor biosynthesis protein — MSLSAVAAPIACAVLTLSDTRTPDTDTSGQTLCQLLLVGGYEVRDYLIQPDEAHLLEGTLLEWCARADIQAVLITGGTGVSPRDITPDVLARHFDKPLPGFGELFRMLSWEQVGSKALSSRAVAGVVRKTLVFALPGSTRAVTLAMEKLILPELSHLVRLIQGEGHR; from the coding sequence ATGTCCCTATCCGCTGTTGCTGCTCCTATTGCTTGTGCCGTGTTGACCCTCAGTGACACCCGCACCCCTGACACGGACACCAGCGGTCAGACCCTGTGTCAGTTGCTACTGGTAGGGGGGTATGAGGTCCGGGATTATCTGATCCAACCCGATGAAGCGCATCTGCTGGAGGGGACGCTCTTGGAGTGGTGTGCGCGTGCGGATATTCAGGCGGTACTGATCACAGGGGGGACAGGGGTGAGCCCTCGGGATATTACCCCGGATGTATTGGCACGGCACTTCGACAAGCCCCTACCGGGATTTGGAGAACTTTTTCGTATGCTCTCCTGGGAACAGGTGGGTTCTAAGGCACTTTCTTCACGAGCGGTGGCAGGTGTGGTAAGAAAAACGTTGGTTTTCGCGCTACCGGGCTCAACGCGAGCCGTCACGCTCGCTATGGAAAAGCTAATCTTGCCCGAACTCAGCCATCTGGTACGCCTGATCCAGGGTGAGGGGCACCGCTAA
- a CDS encoding ABC transporter ATP-binding protein, giving the protein MNPELELNQVYKSFPVKRGVLTVLEDINLTVQSQEFICLVGASGCGKSTLLNLMAGLDRPTQGEVRQRDQIVTGPGRERGLVFQSYTLFPWLTVRENVGFALGLRGISRRDLKERVDAYLEVVQLRAFQDSYPKQLSGGMQQRVAIARALINEPSVLLMDEPFAALDAQTRGLMQDFLLQLWQEKPLTVVLVTHDVGEAVYLCERLYILSSRPGRIVRQVQPGLPRERTYQVRQSGRFQEVQGQVLEWLRVEALKVFTG; this is encoded by the coding sequence ATGAATCCTGAACTGGAACTGAACCAAGTCTACAAGTCCTTCCCGGTTAAGCGAGGGGTACTGACGGTCTTGGAGGACATTAATCTGACCGTCCAGTCCCAGGAATTCATCTGTCTGGTGGGGGCTTCCGGCTGTGGTAAGAGCACGCTGCTCAATCTGATGGCAGGGCTGGATCGCCCCACGCAAGGCGAGGTACGCCAGCGTGACCAAATCGTCACCGGACCGGGGCGCGAGCGGGGTTTGGTCTTTCAAAGCTATACGCTCTTTCCTTGGCTGACGGTGCGGGAGAATGTGGGTTTTGCGCTCGGTCTACGGGGTATCTCGCGCCGGGATCTCAAGGAGCGCGTCGATGCCTATCTGGAAGTGGTGCAGTTGCGAGCCTTTCAGGATAGCTACCCCAAGCAGCTCTCTGGAGGGATGCAACAGCGGGTCGCCATTGCCCGAGCCCTCATCAATGAGCCGAGTGTGCTGTTGATGGATGAACCCTTCGCAGCACTGGATGCCCAGACACGAGGGCTGATGCAAGATTTTCTTCTCCAGTTGTGGCAAGAAAAACCGTTGACCGTGGTCCTGGTGACCCATGATGTCGGGGAAGCGGTCTATCTGTGCGAGCGCTTATATATCCTCTCCTCGCGTCCGGGGCGCATTGTCCGTCAGGTACAGCCCGGTTTGCCTCGGGAGCGCACCTATCAGGTCCGCCAGTCTGGTCGCTTCCAGGAAGTCCAGGGTCAAGTGCTGGAGTGGCTTCGCGTTGAAGCACTGAAAGTATTTACAGGCTGA